One region of Marivirga arenosa genomic DNA includes:
- a CDS encoding LytR/AlgR family response regulator transcription factor, protein MKYKCLIVDDEELARELIVTHLSQLDQFKVVATCESALEANKVLANKEVDLLFLDIEMPVLKGTDFLKSLHKVPKVIFTTAYRDYALEGFELNAVDYLLKPIVFERFFQAIQKFLESQPSSVQASELTKTDEIKQEDYLFVQAKRKNIKIQLSEILYIESLKDYISIHLRTDNVQTKASISSFYKKLDHRFLRIHRSFIVNKDVITAFTKHDIEIGSTELPIGDSYKQEVMQALSI, encoded by the coding sequence ATGAAATATAAGTGTCTGATTGTAGATGATGAAGAGCTTGCACGTGAACTTATAGTTACACATTTGTCACAGCTAGATCAGTTCAAAGTGGTAGCTACTTGTGAAAGTGCACTTGAAGCTAATAAGGTGCTCGCCAATAAGGAAGTAGACTTGCTTTTTTTAGACATAGAGATGCCTGTTTTAAAAGGGACAGATTTTCTGAAAAGTCTTCATAAAGTACCTAAAGTAATTTTTACTACAGCATATCGCGATTATGCTTTGGAAGGATTTGAACTAAATGCAGTTGATTACTTATTAAAGCCTATTGTTTTTGAACGCTTTTTTCAGGCTATTCAAAAGTTTTTAGAAAGTCAGCCATCTTCGGTACAAGCTTCTGAGTTAACGAAGACTGATGAAATTAAGCAGGAGGACTATCTTTTTGTGCAAGCCAAGCGCAAAAACATAAAGATTCAGCTATCAGAGATTTTGTATATAGAAAGCCTTAAGGACTATATTAGCATACATCTTAGAACTGACAATGTTCAGACAAAAGCTAGTATTAGCAGCTTTTATAAGAAATTAGATCATCGCTTTCTTCGCATACACCGCTCCTTTATTGTAAATAAAGATGTCATCACAGCCTTTACCAAACACGATATTGAAATTGGATCCACAGAGCTTCCAATAGGTGATAGTTATAAGCAGGAAGTCATGCAGGCCTTGAGTATATAA
- a CDS encoding NAD(P)H-dependent oxidoreductase, with amino-acid sequence MKLIENLNWRYATKKFNPVRKVTSEDLEKLKEAVRLSVSSYGLQLYRILIISNEEVRQQLRKESWDQAQITDASHLFVFCNCTNNYGNHVDDYIKRIEDATGENTEELINYASFIKSNIDNMSILERQSWTEKQTYLALNNLLIACAELKIDACPMEGFDNERYNQILGLDEMGLNAAVIAPVGYRHFDDAAIKNPKVRKPSDLLFINV; translated from the coding sequence ATGAAATTAATTGAAAATTTAAATTGGCGATATGCTACCAAAAAATTTAATCCAGTAAGAAAGGTAACCAGTGAGGATTTAGAAAAGCTGAAGGAGGCTGTACGATTGTCAGTATCTTCCTATGGTCTGCAGTTATATCGAATTCTAATTATATCTAACGAAGAGGTGAGACAACAATTGCGCAAAGAATCGTGGGATCAGGCTCAAATTACTGATGCTTCGCACCTTTTTGTATTTTGTAATTGTACCAATAATTATGGTAATCATGTGGATGACTATATTAAACGCATTGAAGACGCAACAGGTGAAAATACTGAGGAGCTGATTAATTATGCAAGTTTTATAAAATCTAATATTGACAATATGTCTATTCTGGAAAGACAAAGTTGGACAGAAAAGCAGACATACCTTGCTTTAAACAATTTACTGATTGCTTGTGCTGAATTAAAGATTGATGCCTGCCCTATGGAGGGATTTGATAATGAAAGATACAATCAAATTCTAGGATTAGATGAAATGGGGTTGAATGCAGCAGTAATTGCTCCTGTAGGATACAGACATTTTGATGATGCAGCTATAAAAAATCCGAAGGTTAGAAAACCATCAGATTTATTATTTATAAATGTGTAA
- a CDS encoding GNAT family N-acetyltransferase, whose protein sequence is MNKNKNIENLISLWRLVGQIGGDHLITDRYELSAVTLSEWPNRIWFNGYIDTELLEHLSNNYKLKDFTFPLMGESSVHNEKIFRKAEFDLKSLQYGMLKQLEGINLADDRVKVVKVTEPNQAYIWSNLFEASFGYMIHPDTVALTMKVVDYYIATYEDQPVGTAVLFFSNSDIAGIHSMGIIPEMRKNGFARSLLLQTLKIAEDKGANWATLQASDSGRPLYKQVGFKEEFIIKNYIKS, encoded by the coding sequence ATGAATAAGAATAAAAACATAGAGAATCTTATCAGTTTATGGCGGTTGGTTGGTCAAATAGGTGGAGATCACCTGATAACTGATCGCTATGAATTGAGTGCTGTGACACTCTCAGAATGGCCAAATAGAATATGGTTTAATGGTTATATTGATACGGAACTGTTGGAGCATCTTTCTAATAATTACAAACTCAAAGATTTTACTTTTCCGCTAATGGGCGAGTCATCAGTACATAATGAAAAAATATTTAGAAAAGCTGAATTTGATTTGAAATCTCTACAGTATGGTATGTTGAAACAACTAGAAGGAATCAATCTAGCTGATGATCGAGTTAAAGTCGTCAAAGTAACTGAACCAAATCAGGCATATATCTGGTCTAATTTGTTTGAGGCATCTTTTGGCTATATGATTCACCCGGACACAGTTGCATTGACTATGAAAGTAGTCGACTATTATATAGCTACATATGAGGATCAACCTGTTGGTACTGCAGTTTTATTCTTCAGTAATTCTGATATCGCGGGCATTCATTCGATGGGTATAATACCTGAGATGAGAAAGAATGGATTTGCTCGCAGCCTTCTTTTGCAGACCTTAAAAATAGCTGAAGATAAAGGAGCTAACTGGGCCACTCTACAAGCTTCTGATAGCGGAAGACCGTTATATAAGCAAGTGGGCTTTAAAGAAGAATTTATTATTAAAAATTATATTAAAAGTTAA
- a CDS encoding cyclase family protein: protein MKGKFLIIALLFTVPVVKAQQTEAVGVSPWGPEDEIGTLNMMSEASRLQVLLQISSGKIYDLSVDYFVGMPSFHSLGDPGYQYWLTHTPHGTIVDNPNGRGEEMNQKVSYTGDAVSMYTHMGTHIDALNHFGLNGKIWNGFTEEKYLGDKGWKKTGAETIPPIISRGVLIDVEGQIGPLPKNYRITSADLRKTLKLQQITLKKGDVVLIRTGQARFYQDAGQYLDQYPGISLDAVKWLVEEKQIMLLGADNLSLEAFPPEIEDNWVPVHTYLLAEKGVMFIEQMFLEDLAADQVYVFAFMAASLKLKGASGAPMRPLAIPVNKD, encoded by the coding sequence ATGAAAGGAAAATTTTTAATTATCGCATTACTGTTTACCGTACCTGTTGTTAAGGCACAACAGACAGAAGCAGTTGGAGTAAGTCCGTGGGGTCCTGAAGATGAAATAGGAACCCTTAATATGATGTCTGAAGCTTCTAGGCTTCAAGTATTGTTGCAGATTAGTTCTGGTAAAATTTATGATCTGAGTGTAGATTATTTTGTTGGTATGCCTAGTTTCCATTCCTTAGGAGACCCTGGCTATCAGTATTGGCTCACACATACACCTCATGGAACCATTGTGGATAATCCAAATGGGCGAGGAGAGGAGATGAACCAAAAAGTGAGCTATACTGGAGATGCAGTGTCCATGTATACACACATGGGTACCCATATCGATGCCTTGAATCATTTTGGCCTCAATGGAAAAATTTGGAATGGCTTTACTGAGGAAAAGTACTTGGGAGATAAAGGTTGGAAGAAAACAGGAGCAGAAACTATACCGCCTATTATTTCAAGAGGAGTACTTATCGATGTTGAAGGACAGATAGGTCCATTGCCTAAAAACTATCGGATTACATCTGCTGATTTAAGAAAGACACTGAAATTGCAACAGATCACATTGAAAAAAGGAGATGTTGTGTTGATTCGGACAGGTCAAGCTAGATTTTATCAAGATGCTGGTCAGTATCTCGATCAATATCCTGGCATTAGTCTTGATGCTGTGAAGTGGTTAGTAGAAGAAAAGCAAATTATGCTGTTAGGTGCCGATAACCTAAGTTTAGAGGCTTTTCCTCCTGAGATAGAAGACAATTGGGTACCTGTTCACACCTATTTACTTGCAGAAAAGGGGGTTATGTTTATTGAACAAATGTTTTTGGAGGATCTAGCTGCTGACCAAGTGTATGTTTTTGCCTTTATGGCTGCTTCTCTAAAACTTAAGGGGGCTAGTGGTGCACCTATGAGACCTTTGGCTATCCCAGTTAATAAAGATTAG
- a CDS encoding DMT family transporter, with the protein MSSQYLLVLSVTVGVMVVIQGGINARLGMMLSNTLLATSIALLLSAIITLIAFFITTKEYPTVNQIKNIPIYWYMGGLFSFSGLSLFYYVIPRLGISTVVTFGLTGQIIFASIAAHYGWFGMPIEQISIKKIIGMLIMIMGLTVIKY; encoded by the coding sequence GTGAGTTCTCAATATTTACTTGTACTATCCGTGACTGTAGGTGTCATGGTAGTCATTCAGGGAGGCATCAATGCTCGTCTAGGGATGATGCTCAGTAATACATTACTAGCAACATCCATTGCATTATTGTTGAGTGCTATTATTACTCTTATAGCATTTTTCATTACAACTAAGGAATACCCAACTGTGAATCAAATAAAAAATATTCCAATTTATTGGTACATGGGAGGACTATTTAGTTTCTCAGGCCTGTCACTTTTTTACTATGTGATTCCTAGACTTGGGATATCTACTGTCGTAACTTTTGGCCTTACAGGTCAAATAATTTTTGCAAGTATTGCGGCACATTATGGGTGGTTTGGAATGCCTATTGAACAAATCTCAATAAAAAAAATCATAGGAATGCTCATTATGATTATGGGTTTGACAGTAATTAAATACTAA
- a CDS encoding Crp/Fnr family transcriptional regulator: protein MQTYYKLLLQNIQELVPIKQEDVCLIEEAFKPVYLKKKDFYLRKHDRSNYMNFVADGCLKVYSIGENDMEHILQFGIEGWWVNDLYSYLTETPSTLFIQAITDSVVLQIHRDRLNRLFDEVPMMDRFFRIKTQNGYVALQDRTIRNMSQAAEQRYIEFVNRYRDMEQQIPQYMIASYLGITPEHLSALRKKIADNIRS, encoded by the coding sequence ATGCAAACCTACTACAAACTTCTGCTGCAGAATATTCAAGAACTCGTACCAATTAAGCAGGAGGATGTCTGCTTGATTGAAGAAGCCTTTAAACCCGTATATCTTAAAAAAAAGGATTTTTACCTTCGAAAACACGATAGGTCTAACTATATGAATTTTGTAGCTGATGGCTGTTTAAAAGTGTATTCTATAGGAGAGAATGATATGGAGCATATTCTCCAGTTTGGAATTGAGGGGTGGTGGGTAAACGATTTGTATTCCTACCTTACAGAAACGCCTTCAACTTTATTTATTCAAGCTATTACAGATAGCGTAGTATTGCAGATACACCGTGATAGACTCAATCGCTTGTTTGATGAGGTTCCAATGATGGATAGATTTTTTAGAATAAAAACTCAAAACGGATATGTGGCTCTTCAAGATCGTACAATACGAAACATGAGTCAGGCTGCCGAGCAACGTTATATTGAATTTGTAAACCGATATCGTGATATGGAACAACAAATTCCCCAATATATGATTGCCTCTTACCTGGGCATTACTCCGGAACACTTAAGCGCTTTACGCAAAAAAATTGCTGATAATATTCGTTCTTAA
- a CDS encoding nuclear transport factor 2 family protein, protein MIKYIITLCLLLSGISLVAQDKLKTKYYRHLAYNHVSPHVPIKGIYPISKTEADTSSHYKFTFHNDQLVEIVNHHYNSQRQHPLTTFDAYKVMINYLHNQEVRTFYDPNGKRIANERGVYKEVFTYDKKGFVTSLEFFDLEDRTMESNWGIHSYQWSKHKKMVIEKRYNLADSAVSISPYFSFGTTGIVYDKNGFPQANYNLDEQLKVVDNESGVASYQDTYDKNDNHIRYTYHNQSDELTLNQWGFAIGRKTYDAEGNQIGRAVYDVNDSLLNEREDFSNVYAVKAPPISAADSVAIKRVAMGYLIALQQLKPEIMEEVMHEQLAKRTIGWDFRENEEVLRETTYQQMIDFAESWNQSGTKFPTHPQQSVTILDAYQKAASVKLVSDNWYEYLHLAKIKGQWRIVNMFWLYKDARRNEY, encoded by the coding sequence ATGATTAAATATATTATAACCCTCTGCCTGTTGCTTTCCGGTATTAGCCTGGTCGCACAAGACAAGCTTAAAACAAAATACTACCGTCATCTTGCCTACAATCATGTTTCACCGCATGTCCCCATTAAAGGAATCTATCCTATTTCAAAAACTGAAGCTGACACAAGCTCTCATTATAAGTTCACTTTTCATAATGATCAATTAGTTGAAATTGTCAATCACCATTATAACTCTCAGCGTCAGCATCCTTTAACCACCTTTGATGCTTACAAAGTCATGATTAACTACCTTCATAATCAAGAGGTAAGAACCTTTTATGACCCTAATGGCAAACGCATCGCCAACGAACGGGGTGTTTACAAGGAAGTTTTTACATATGATAAAAAAGGATTTGTCACCAGTTTAGAGTTTTTTGATTTAGAAGATCGAACGATGGAATCTAACTGGGGCATACATAGCTATCAATGGAGCAAGCATAAAAAAATGGTGATAGAAAAACGCTATAATTTGGCAGATTCGGCCGTAAGTATCTCACCGTACTTTTCCTTTGGCACCACAGGCATAGTATATGACAAAAACGGTTTCCCACAAGCCAACTACAATCTTGATGAACAACTCAAGGTCGTTGACAATGAATCAGGAGTGGCCTCATATCAAGACACTTACGATAAAAATGACAACCATATTCGTTATACTTACCATAACCAATCAGATGAGCTTACTTTAAATCAGTGGGGATTCGCCATCGGACGAAAGACCTATGATGCCGAGGGGAATCAAATTGGAAGAGCTGTTTATGATGTGAATGACAGCTTGTTAAATGAACGCGAAGATTTCTCCAATGTGTATGCCGTGAAGGCGCCTCCTATTTCAGCAGCTGATTCAGTAGCTATCAAACGCGTAGCCATGGGATATCTCATCGCCTTGCAGCAGCTAAAGCCTGAAATTATGGAAGAAGTAATGCATGAGCAGCTAGCGAAGCGTACCATAGGATGGGATTTTAGAGAAAATGAAGAAGTCCTACGAGAAACCACTTATCAGCAAATGATTGATTTTGCTGAATCATGGAATCAATCTGGTACCAAATTCCCAACCCACCCACAACAGTCAGTAACCATCTTGGATGCCTACCAAAAAGCAGCTTCAGTAAAGCTAGTTTCTGACAACTGGTACGAGTATTTACATTTGGCAAAAATAAAAGGGCAATGGAGAATTGTAAATATGTTTTGGCTCTATAAAGATGCAAGAAGAAATGAATACTAG
- a CDS encoding sensor histidine kinase — MLKTKYLLNTVGSHAIFWSLIFSFFVVPTLGYQEQKLAYIGAYASKLLPQMILAYGMLFILVPYVLNRYGKVLFGISVGISLYLSFILYTFIRYYGFERIFPEYYRLPPEVDFWWRATDFHYFAQNAIWFLFPAVIFMSVRYYKHQREALELREQKKSAELNALKNQLNPHFLFNTLNNLYALTLKKSDQAPEVIAKLSEMLDYILYRCNEEYVPLKDELNLLNNYIALEKVRYGKRVSIQFESRVEQRVKIAPLLLITFFENAFKHGVSQEIKQAKIHAMLEADSELIKFSITNTVTSHKAESDERQAIGLTNVQKQLRLIYPEKHKLIVKEHGELFMVELKIELR, encoded by the coding sequence ATGCTTAAAACAAAATATTTGCTAAATACCGTTGGCAGTCATGCCATTTTCTGGTCCTTAATTTTTAGCTTTTTTGTAGTACCTACATTGGGTTATCAAGAGCAAAAACTAGCTTATATAGGAGCTTATGCTAGCAAGCTTTTACCGCAGATGATTTTGGCCTATGGCATGCTTTTTATTTTGGTTCCCTATGTTTTAAATCGCTACGGAAAAGTACTTTTCGGGATAAGTGTTGGGATTAGCCTTTATCTTTCTTTTATTCTATACACATTTATCCGTTACTACGGGTTTGAACGGATATTTCCAGAGTATTACAGATTGCCACCTGAGGTAGACTTTTGGTGGCGTGCCACTGATTTTCACTATTTTGCTCAAAATGCTATTTGGTTTCTCTTTCCTGCGGTTATTTTTATGTCGGTTCGCTATTATAAGCATCAACGTGAGGCACTTGAACTTCGTGAGCAAAAGAAAAGTGCTGAGCTTAATGCTTTGAAAAATCAACTGAACCCTCATTTCTTATTTAATACGCTTAATAACCTATATGCTCTGACACTAAAAAAGTCAGATCAGGCACCAGAGGTGATAGCCAAACTTTCGGAAATGCTAGATTACATCTTATATAGGTGTAACGAGGAATATGTCCCATTAAAAGATGAATTGAATCTATTGAATAACTATATTGCTCTTGAGAAAGTGAGATATGGTAAACGAGTGAGCATCCAATTTGAGAGTAGGGTAGAGCAGCGAGTAAAAATAGCTCCTCTGTTATTAATAACTTTTTTTGAAAATGCATTTAAACATGGTGTGAGTCAGGAAATAAAACAGGCAAAAATACATGCTATGCTTGAAGCCGATAGTGAGCTGATAAAATTTAGTATTACAAATACAGTTACCTCACATAAGGCCGAAAGTGATGAAAGGCAAGCCATTGGACTTACCAATGTGCAGAAGCAACTGAGATTGATTTATCCCGAAAAGCATAAATTGATAGTGAAAGAGCATGGCGAACTTTTTATGGTAGAATTAAAGATTGAGCTAAGATGA